The following proteins come from a genomic window of Noviherbaspirillum sp. L7-7A:
- a CDS encoding DUF3140 domain-containing protein, whose product MNTNAGSKDQNDEKRKTIADFKQAVNMTPAQLEKWLGSDDSKRVGQKQGSSESVGHQSGRRIIDLLHKPAADLSEDDLAHMRQVVGYVHRHLAQGPSRSDPATSDWRYSLMNWGHDPQKD is encoded by the coding sequence ATGAATACAAACGCAGGCAGCAAAGACCAGAACGACGAAAAGCGCAAGACCATTGCCGATTTCAAGCAGGCAGTCAACATGACACCAGCGCAGCTGGAGAAATGGCTCGGCAGCGACGATTCGAAGCGGGTCGGGCAAAAGCAGGGCAGCAGCGAATCGGTGGGACACCAGTCCGGCCGGCGCATTATCGATCTGTTGCATAAGCCGGCGGCCGACCTGAGCGAGGACGACTTGGCGCACATGCGCCAAGTCGTCGGCTATGTGCATCGTCATCTGGCGCAGGGCCCCAGCAGGAGCGATCCCGCCACCAGCGACTGGCGCTACTCGCTGATGAACTGGGGGCACGATCCGCAAAAGGACTGA
- a CDS encoding cupin domain-containing protein, protein MTTQGFVVSHAKDASFTRGLRSFFEYRDLGIKDATAGRVAAHVIRAAAGTDFSSQPHAHATSFQLVYVLKGWIEFEYEGQGRVRLEAGSCVHQPPGIRHREVGHSDDVEMLEIVMPGDFTTHEVEAV, encoded by the coding sequence ATGACAACACAAGGTTTCGTCGTCTCCCATGCCAAGGACGCCAGCTTCACGCGCGGCCTGCGCTCCTTCTTCGAATATCGCGACCTGGGTATCAAGGATGCGACGGCCGGCAGGGTAGCCGCGCATGTGATCCGGGCAGCGGCCGGGACCGATTTTTCCAGCCAGCCTCATGCCCATGCAACCAGCTTCCAGCTGGTGTACGTCCTCAAGGGCTGGATCGAGTTCGAGTATGAAGGCCAAGGGCGGGTCCGCCTGGAAGCCGGCTCCTGCGTGCATCAGCCGCCGGGCATACGCCATCGCGAAGTCGGCCATAGCGACGACGTCGAAATGCTCGAGATCGTGATGCCCGGCGACTTCACCACCCATGAGGTGGAGGCGGTCTAG
- a CDS encoding H-NS family nucleoid-associated regulatory protein, whose protein sequence is MISNLASARALLQADLEHARSVLNLWAHQVAELEKALQQIDAVSVSRDGLQAQYQATKEAGPLLGAPAAIGKPPRRGRKPGQTASTSAASKAGSVHAPARRGRKAADTGSARTSGPAGRVKRTAAGNGSASPKYQDPTSGRTWTGRGRHPLWLKGDPGQYLIHANGEAAGGAAKPPASASNRREAAPATSA, encoded by the coding sequence ATGATCAGCAACCTCGCATCGGCAAGGGCGTTACTCCAAGCAGACCTCGAGCATGCGCGCAGCGTACTGAATCTGTGGGCGCATCAGGTGGCGGAACTGGAAAAGGCACTGCAGCAGATCGACGCTGTCAGCGTTTCACGGGACGGCCTGCAGGCACAATATCAGGCGACGAAGGAAGCAGGCCCGTTGCTCGGCGCGCCGGCCGCGATCGGCAAGCCGCCCAGGCGCGGCAGAAAACCCGGCCAGACAGCCAGTACATCGGCTGCATCCAAGGCAGGCAGCGTCCATGCACCGGCCAGGAGAGGACGCAAGGCCGCAGATACCGGCAGCGCAAGGACGTCCGGGCCAGCCGGCAGGGTCAAGCGTACAGCCGCGGGTAATGGTAGTGCGTCGCCGAAATACCAGGATCCGACATCGGGCAGGACATGGACTGGCCGGGGCCGCCATCCGCTCTGGCTGAAGGGCGACCCGGGCCAGTACCTGATCCACGCCAATGGCGAAGCAGCAGGCGGTGCAGCAAAGCCTCCTGCGAGTGCGTCAAACAGGCGCGAGGCAGCGCCTGCAACAAGCGCGTAG
- a CDS encoding selenium-binding family protein, which produces MLETLHPDPSFHPSPRLAMEAEPEHLAYTVLLSPDRSQPDALAVIDVDTQSGSYGTVISRLAMPNTGDEFHHFGWNACSSALSPLSGHAFLQRRYLIIPGIHSSRVYIVDTQPDPRNPRLVKTIEPEELMRKTGYSRPHTVHCGPEGIYISTLGGAGVDGTEGPPGVFIMDCETFEILGRWEIDRGPQKLHYDFWWNLPRDYMVSSEWGLPPQFENGIVPEDLLANKYGHAVHFWNLRERRHVQTIDLGANHQMALEIRPAHDPTREYGFLGVVVDTTNLEGSIWTWYRENGKFQIRKTATVPPEAADPAQLPPLLKGFGAVPPLISDIDLSLDDRFLYVACWGTGELRQYDVTDPMKPVLAGSVRIGGIVQRGSHPNGKPFGGGPQMTEISRDGKRVYFTNSLYSSWDKQFYPDGIGGAQVMCHVGANGGIELDPHFHVDFGPHYAAHQIRLQGGDCSTDSFCYPSA; this is translated from the coding sequence ATGCTGGAAACACTACATCCCGACCCGAGCTTTCATCCATCGCCGCGGCTGGCGATGGAGGCTGAACCTGAACATCTTGCCTATACCGTGCTGCTGTCGCCGGACAGGTCACAGCCGGACGCCCTGGCCGTGATCGATGTCGACACGCAGTCAGGCAGCTATGGCACCGTCATCAGCCGCCTGGCCATGCCCAACACCGGCGATGAATTCCACCATTTCGGCTGGAATGCCTGCAGCTCGGCGCTTTCCCCGCTGTCCGGCCATGCCTTCCTACAGCGCAGGTATCTGATCATTCCCGGCATCCATTCGTCGCGCGTTTACATCGTCGACACCCAGCCCGATCCGAGGAACCCCAGGCTGGTTAAAACCATCGAGCCCGAGGAGCTGATGCGCAAGACCGGCTATTCGCGTCCCCATACCGTGCATTGCGGACCGGAGGGTATCTACATCAGCACGCTGGGCGGCGCAGGCGTCGATGGCACCGAAGGGCCGCCGGGCGTGTTCATCATGGACTGCGAAACCTTCGAAATACTGGGCCGCTGGGAGATCGACCGCGGGCCGCAGAAGCTGCATTACGACTTCTGGTGGAACCTGCCACGCGACTACATGGTATCGAGCGAATGGGGCCTGCCGCCGCAGTTCGAAAACGGCATCGTGCCGGAAGACCTTCTGGCCAACAAGTATGGCCACGCAGTGCATTTCTGGAACCTGCGCGAGCGCCGGCATGTGCAGACCATCGACCTCGGCGCCAACCACCAGATGGCGCTGGAGATCCGGCCAGCGCATGACCCCACCCGCGAGTACGGCTTTCTGGGCGTGGTGGTCGACACCACCAACCTGGAAGGATCGATCTGGACCTGGTATCGCGAGAACGGCAAGTTCCAGATCAGGAAGACGGCCACGGTGCCGCCCGAGGCGGCCGACCCGGCGCAGCTGCCGCCACTGCTGAAGGGCTTCGGCGCGGTGCCACCGCTCATCAGCGATATCGACCTCTCCCTCGACGACCGCTTCCTGTACGTTGCCTGCTGGGGCACCGGCGAGCTGCGGCAATACGACGTCACCGATCCGATGAAGCCGGTGCTGGCAGGCAGCGTGCGCATCGGTGGCATCGTGCAGCGGGGAAGCCATCCGAATGGCAAGCCCTTTGGCGGCGGACCGCAGATGACCGAGATCAGCCGTGACGGCAAGCGGGTGTATTTCACCAACTCGCTCTATAGCAGCTGGGACAAGCAGTTCTATCCGGACGGCATCGGCGGCGCTCAGGTGATGTGCCATGTGGGCGCGAACGGCGGTATCGAACTCGATCCGCACTTCCATGTGGACTTCGGCCCGCACTACGCCGCGCATCAGATCCGGCTGCAGGGCGGCGACTGCTCGACCGATTCCTTCTGCTATCCATCGGCTTGA
- a CDS encoding PAS domain S-box protein yields the protein MNEQMTSEQQGDAAADADAILSCMQEAVVYSDLKGIIRLWNKGAEHVFGFTAEEAVGQSVDIIIPEKLRKAHWAGFNKAVEHGDILSAPGSRMTRALKKNGDALYVDMSFAMVRNQAGEMIGSLAVARDATARYMAERAARVAASGATPAA from the coding sequence ATGAACGAGCAGATGACATCGGAACAGCAGGGCGATGCCGCGGCGGATGCTGACGCCATCCTTTCCTGCATGCAGGAAGCGGTGGTGTATTCGGATCTGAAAGGCATCATCAGGCTATGGAACAAGGGCGCGGAGCATGTCTTCGGGTTCACGGCGGAAGAGGCGGTCGGGCAGAGCGTGGACATCATCATCCCGGAAAAGCTGAGGAAGGCGCACTGGGCCGGTTTCAACAAGGCGGTCGAGCATGGCGACATCCTGTCTGCGCCCGGCTCGCGCATGACGCGGGCGCTGAAGAAGAATGGCGATGCGCTGTATGTCGACATGAGCTTTGCCATGGTCAGGAACCAAGCCGGCGAAATGATAGGCTCGCTGGCCGTAGCGCGCGATGCCACTGCCCGTTACATGGCCGAGCGCGCAGCCAGAGTGGCTGCCTCGGGTGCAACGCCCGCGGCCTAG
- a CDS encoding YjfB family protein, with protein MSTALTTAKTSEEVGTTVLKKALDLSASTASALIAAAAPAPTPVARQPAHVGQNIDTTA; from the coding sequence TTGTCTACGGCACTGACAACGGCCAAGACCAGCGAGGAGGTCGGCACGACGGTGCTGAAGAAGGCGCTCGACCTGTCGGCTTCCACCGCCTCGGCGCTGATTGCCGCGGCAGCGCCCGCTCCCACACCAGTCGCGCGGCAGCCAGCCCATGTTGGGCAGAACATCGACACTACCGCCTGA
- a CDS encoding NADP-dependent isocitrate dehydrogenase, which translates to MSSDPTIIYTLTDEAPLLATHAFLPVVSTFAKPAGIRIEQSDISVAARILGNFADYLKPEQRVPDTLAELGKKTLEPDANIIKLPNISASMPQLLAAIKELQEKGYNLPDYPVDPKTDEEKAIKARYGKCIGSAVNPVLREGNSDRRAPRAVKEYARKNPHSMAEWSQASRTHVSHMHDGDFYHGEKSMTLDRARDVKMEILTKSGKTIVLKPKVSLLEGEIIDSMFMSYKALCDFYERQIDDAYKSGVMFSLHVKATMMKVSHPIVFGHCVRIFYKQAFEKHRELFDSLGVNVDNGMVDLYNKIAKLPDSQREEVMRDIHACHENRPELAMVDSAKGITNFHSPSDVIVDASMPAMIRAGGKMYGADGRLKEVKAVIPESTFARIYQEIINFCKWHGAFDPRTMGTVPNVGLMAQQAEEYGSHDKTFEIPEDGVANITDLATGEVLLSQNVEKGDIWRMCQVKDAPIRDWVKLAVTRCRNSGMPAVFWLDPYRPHENELIKKVRTYLKDHDTTGLDIQIMSQVRAMRYTLERVMRGLDTISVTGNILRDYLTDLFPIMELGTSAKMLSIVPLMAGGGLYETGAGGSAPKHVQQLVQENHLRWDSLGEFLALAVSFEDLGIKTGNARAKILAKTLDAATGKLLDNRKSPSPKTGELDNRGSQFYLSMYWAQELAAQTEDAELAAYFAPLAKQLTENEQKIVAELLEVQGKPADIGGYYKADEAKVKAVMRPSATFNAALDTLGA; encoded by the coding sequence ATGAGCAGCGATCCGACCATCATCTACACGCTAACCGACGAGGCGCCCCTGCTGGCGACCCACGCCTTCCTGCCTGTCGTCAGCACCTTCGCCAAGCCGGCCGGCATCCGCATCGAGCAGAGCGACATCTCGGTTGCTGCCCGCATCCTGGGCAATTTCGCCGACTACCTGAAGCCCGAGCAGCGCGTACCCGACACCCTGGCCGAACTCGGCAAGAAGACGCTGGAGCCGGATGCCAACATCATCAAGCTGCCCAACATCAGCGCATCGATGCCGCAGCTGCTGGCCGCGATCAAGGAACTGCAGGAAAAGGGCTACAACCTGCCTGACTACCCGGTCGACCCCAAGACCGACGAAGAAAAAGCGATCAAGGCACGCTACGGCAAGTGCATCGGCTCAGCGGTCAACCCGGTCCTGCGCGAAGGCAATTCCGACCGCCGCGCGCCGCGCGCCGTGAAGGAATATGCACGCAAGAACCCGCATTCGATGGCAGAATGGTCGCAGGCATCGCGCACCCATGTGTCGCACATGCATGACGGCGACTTCTACCATGGCGAGAAGTCCATGACCCTGGACCGCGCGCGCGACGTGAAGATGGAAATCCTCACCAAGAGCGGCAAGACCATCGTCCTGAAGCCCAAGGTATCGCTGCTCGAAGGCGAGATCATCGACTCGATGTTCATGAGCTACAAGGCGCTGTGCGACTTCTATGAGCGCCAGATTGACGATGCTTATAAGTCCGGCGTGATGTTCTCGCTGCACGTGAAGGCCACCATGATGAAGGTGTCGCATCCGATCGTGTTCGGCCACTGCGTGCGCATCTTCTACAAACAGGCATTCGAGAAGCACCGCGAGCTGTTCGACAGCCTCGGCGTGAATGTCGACAACGGCATGGTCGACCTGTACAACAAGATCGCCAAGCTGCCCGACTCGCAGCGCGAGGAAGTCATGCGCGACATCCACGCTTGCCACGAGAACCGGCCCGAACTGGCGATGGTGGATTCGGCCAAGGGCATCACCAACTTTCATTCGCCCAGCGACGTGATCGTCGACGCCTCGATGCCGGCAATGATCCGCGCCGGCGGCAAGATGTACGGCGCCGACGGCCGCCTGAAGGAAGTCAAGGCGGTGATCCCGGAAAGCACCTTCGCCCGCATCTACCAGGAAATTATCAACTTCTGCAAATGGCATGGCGCATTCGACCCGCGCACCATGGGCACCGTGCCCAACGTGGGCCTGATGGCGCAGCAGGCGGAAGAATACGGCTCGCACGACAAGACCTTCGAGATCCCCGAAGACGGCGTGGCCAACATCACCGATCTCGCCACCGGGGAAGTGCTGCTGTCGCAGAACGTGGAGAAGGGCGACATCTGGCGCATGTGCCAGGTCAAGGACGCGCCGATCCGCGACTGGGTCAAGCTGGCCGTTACCCGTTGCCGCAACTCGGGCATGCCCGCCGTGTTCTGGCTGGACCCGTACCGTCCCCACGAGAACGAACTGATCAAGAAGGTCCGTACCTACCTGAAGGATCACGACACTACCGGCCTGGACATCCAGATCATGTCGCAGGTGCGCGCGATGCGTTACACCCTGGAGCGCGTAATGCGCGGCCTGGACACCATCTCCGTGACCGGCAACATCCTACGCGACTACCTGACCGACCTATTCCCGATCATGGAACTGGGCACCAGCGCGAAGATGCTTTCCATCGTGCCGCTGATGGCGGGCGGCGGCCTGTATGAAACCGGTGCCGGCGGCTCCGCGCCCAAGCATGTGCAGCAGCTGGTACAGGAAAACCATCTGCGCTGGGATTCGCTGGGCGAGTTCCTGGCGCTGGCGGTGAGCTTCGAAGACCTCGGCATCAAGACTGGCAATGCCCGCGCCAAGATCCTGGCCAAGACGCTCGACGCTGCCACCGGGAAGCTGCTGGACAACCGCAAATCGCCTTCGCCCAAGACCGGCGAGCTCGACAACCGCGGCAGCCAGTTCTACCTGTCGATGTACTGGGCACAGGAATTAGCCGCGCAGACCGAAGATGCCGAACTGGCCGCCTACTTCGCGCCGCTGGCCAAGCAACTGACCGAGAACGAGCAGAAGATCGTAGCCGAGCTGCTGGAAGTGCAGGGCAAGCCGGCGGACATCGGCGGCTATTACAAGGCTGACGAAGCCAAGGTGAAAGCCGTGATGCGCCCGAGCGCCACCTTCAACGCGGCGCTGGACACCCTCGGCGCCTGA
- a CDS encoding copper oxidase — MISRRQFLQGSATLIGAHAISPAAQADLPPPSMAPAGMQRPPLAMLGVRPVTTLNGWSLPFRLRDGAREFHLVAQPVAQEIAPGMKAKLWGYNGRSPGPTLEMIEGERVRIFVTNQLPEPTTVHWHGMPVPNGMDGVAGVTQAAIAPGDTWQYEFMARRSGSFMYHPHADDMMQMAMGMMGCIVVHPKDARTMRVDRDYAFVINAYDIQPGTLVPRVGTMTDFNTWTWNSRVFPGIETLFALRGERVRIRIGNLSMDSHPIHLHGHSFEVTGTDGGWVPKSARWPEVTVDVAPGQMRVIEFIAEEAGDWALHCHKSHHAMNAMGHGVPTMLGTDAGEAHATLRSMVPGYMPMGTNGMHEMASMRMPMPDNTLPMMSGQGPYGPIGMGGMFTLLKVRDRAVQGPLENDWYDGAARARKV, encoded by the coding sequence ATGATATCCAGACGACAATTCCTGCAGGGCAGCGCCACACTAATTGGCGCCCATGCCATATCACCGGCTGCACAGGCGGACCTGCCGCCTCCTTCGATGGCACCCGCCGGCATGCAGCGACCGCCGCTTGCTATGCTCGGCGTGAGGCCTGTGACGACGCTCAATGGCTGGTCGCTGCCGTTTCGCCTGCGCGACGGCGCAAGGGAATTCCATCTCGTGGCCCAGCCCGTGGCGCAGGAGATCGCGCCCGGCATGAAGGCCAAGCTGTGGGGCTACAACGGCCGGTCCCCGGGACCGACGCTGGAAATGATCGAGGGCGAGCGGGTGCGCATCTTCGTCACCAACCAGCTGCCGGAGCCGACCACAGTGCACTGGCATGGCATGCCGGTGCCGAACGGCATGGATGGCGTGGCCGGCGTCACCCAGGCGGCGATTGCGCCCGGCGACACATGGCAGTATGAGTTCATGGCGCGCCGCTCGGGCAGCTTCATGTACCACCCGCATGCCGACGATATGATGCAGATGGCCATGGGCATGATGGGCTGCATCGTGGTGCATCCGAAGGACGCAAGGACGATGCGGGTGGACCGGGACTATGCCTTCGTCATCAATGCCTACGACATCCAGCCCGGCACCTTGGTGCCGCGGGTGGGCACCATGACCGACTTCAATACCTGGACCTGGAACAGCCGGGTGTTTCCCGGCATCGAAACGCTGTTTGCGCTGCGCGGTGAACGGGTGCGCATCCGCATCGGCAACCTGAGTATGGACAGCCATCCCATCCACCTGCATGGGCACAGCTTTGAAGTGACCGGTACCGACGGCGGCTGGGTGCCGAAATCGGCGCGCTGGCCCGAGGTAACGGTGGATGTCGCGCCAGGACAGATGCGGGTAATCGAGTTCATTGCTGAGGAAGCCGGCGACTGGGCGCTGCATTGCCACAAGTCGCATCATGCGATGAATGCAATGGGCCACGGCGTGCCGACCATGCTGGGCACGGATGCCGGCGAAGCCCATGCCACCCTGCGCAGCATGGTGCCGGGCTACATGCCGATGGGGACTAATGGCATGCACGAGATGGCCTCCATGCGCATGCCCATGCCCGACAATACCCTGCCGATGATGAGCGGCCAGGGACCGTACGGGCCGATCGGCATGGGTGGCATGTTCACGCTGCTGAAGGTACGCGACCGCGCTGTGCAGGGGCCGCTGGAAAACGACTGGTACGACGGCGCCGCACGCGCACGAAAGGTATGA
- a CDS encoding copper-binding protein yields MQRDQAMRHSASARALLALWLLCPPAAADSASEGGPANPAAATALLEYDSGLARMPAADPPALPWGVVAVRQSAQHNAGAAQADTLARVLSVNRRTGEVLLEHGPIARLHMPAMTMQFRAASAAVLRQLREGERVGVAIAPAGPDMLVTAVFKP; encoded by the coding sequence ATGCAACGGGACCAGGCCATGCGCCACTCCGCCAGCGCGCGTGCCCTGCTGGCGCTGTGGCTGCTGTGCCCGCCGGCGGCGGCCGACAGCGCCAGCGAAGGCGGCCCCGCCAATCCGGCGGCCGCCACGGCGCTGCTGGAGTACGACAGCGGCCTTGCCAGAATGCCGGCAGCCGACCCGCCTGCCTTGCCCTGGGGCGTGGTGGCGGTGCGCCAGAGCGCGCAACACAACGCCGGGGCGGCGCAGGCCGATACCCTTGCCCGGGTGTTGTCGGTCAACCGGCGCACTGGTGAAGTGCTGCTGGAGCATGGACCGATAGCGCGCCTGCACATGCCGGCGATGACCATGCAGTTCAGGGCGGCCAGCGCGGCTGTGCTCCGCCAGCTGCGCGAGGGCGAACGGGTTGGCGTCGCCATCGCGCCAGCAGGCCCGGACATGCTGGTGACGGCGGTGTTCAAGCCATGA
- a CDS encoding tripartite tricarboxylate transporter substrate binding protein, with translation MYKFAARLSFLTAAGAALMAALPTIVVAQDNWPAKPITMVVPFPPGGVADTVGRPVAQAMARELKQSVIVENKAGAGGAIGMAAVAKAPPDGYTVLMSLASMTTIPEADKVNGKTSLFQLSQLKPIARFTADPVVLVVRSDAPWKNLQEFVADMKSKPGKFSFASSGNYGTMHVPMEMLKSRADFRMLHVPYTGAGPALVALLSGQVDAVATGPASVLQQIKAGKLKALAHWGEGPLASLPGVPTLKQAGYPLEYAQWAGLFVPAGTPDAVVEKLRAAAHKAADDPAVNAAINGSGSSIMYMDAPEFQTYLNADARKMADVVQKIGKVE, from the coding sequence ATGTACAAGTTTGCAGCACGACTGAGTTTTCTGACCGCGGCGGGCGCCGCGCTGATGGCAGCCCTTCCGACCATTGTGGTGGCCCAGGATAACTGGCCGGCCAAACCCATCACCATGGTGGTGCCGTTTCCGCCTGGCGGCGTGGCCGATACGGTGGGCAGGCCGGTGGCGCAGGCCATGGCGCGCGAGCTGAAGCAGTCGGTGATCGTCGAGAACAAGGCCGGCGCTGGCGGCGCAATCGGCATGGCGGCCGTGGCCAAGGCGCCGCCCGACGGCTACACCGTGCTGATGTCGCTGGCATCGATGACCACCATCCCGGAAGCGGACAAGGTCAATGGCAAGACCTCGCTGTTTCAGCTGTCGCAACTGAAGCCCATCGCCCGCTTCACCGCCGACCCGGTGGTGCTGGTGGTGCGCAGCGATGCGCCATGGAAGAACCTGCAGGAATTCGTCGCCGACATGAAGAGCAAGCCTGGCAAGTTCAGCTTCGCGTCGTCGGGCAACTACGGCACCATGCATGTGCCAATGGAAATGCTCAAGTCCCGGGCCGACTTCCGCATGCTGCATGTGCCCTATACCGGCGCCGGCCCGGCGCTGGTGGCGCTCTTGAGCGGCCAAGTCGACGCGGTGGCCACCGGCCCGGCCAGCGTGCTGCAGCAGATCAAGGCTGGCAAGCTCAAGGCGCTTGCCCACTGGGGCGAAGGACCGCTGGCTTCCCTGCCCGGCGTGCCGACCCTGAAGCAGGCCGGCTACCCGCTGGAGTATGCGCAATGGGCCGGCCTGTTCGTGCCGGCCGGCACGCCGGACGCGGTAGTGGAAAAGCTTCGGGCGGCGGCGCACAAGGCTGCCGACGATCCGGCGGTTAATGCCGCCATCAACGGCTCCGGCAGCTCCATCATGTATATGGATGCGCCCGAGTTCCAGACCTACTTGAATGCGGATGCACGCAAGATGGCGGACGTGGTGCAGAAGATCGGCAAGGTCGAATAG
- a CDS encoding fumarylacetoacetate hydrolase family protein has product MRFATIELNGVPTVAIVDRELSRYWPVADALSGFNGDMVDLIRAVPEPATQLKTSGEGKPLEGIRILAPLSTPRRNLFMVGKNYHEHAKEFNKSGFDGSKEDISPLPSVFTKPASTIVGPNDAVKCHQQATQEVDYENELTVIIGSGGLGIKKADAYKHVWGYTIVNDITARDLQKKARQWFLGKALDTFCPMGPVIVTSDEIEPENLQLKTWINGELRQNANTGDLIFDIPTIIEVLSAGMTLEAGDVIATGTAAGVGIGFTPPKFLKPGDEMRLEIEGIGTLVNRME; this is encoded by the coding sequence ATGCGTTTTGCGACCATAGAACTGAACGGCGTTCCCACCGTTGCCATCGTCGACCGCGAGCTGTCGCGCTACTGGCCGGTGGCCGATGCGCTGTCGGGCTTCAACGGCGACATGGTCGACCTGATCCGCGCCGTGCCCGAGCCGGCCACGCAACTGAAGACCAGCGGCGAAGGCAAGCCGCTGGAAGGCATCCGGATCCTGGCGCCGCTGTCGACGCCGCGCCGCAATCTCTTCATGGTCGGCAAGAACTATCACGAGCATGCGAAGGAATTCAACAAGTCCGGCTTCGACGGCTCCAAGGAAGACATCTCGCCGCTGCCGTCGGTGTTCACCAAGCCGGCATCGACCATTGTCGGCCCGAACGACGCGGTGAAGTGCCATCAGCAGGCCACCCAGGAAGTCGACTATGAGAATGAGCTGACCGTAATCATCGGCAGCGGCGGCCTCGGCATTAAGAAGGCCGACGCCTACAAGCATGTCTGGGGCTACACCATCGTCAACGACATCACCGCGCGCGACCTGCAGAAGAAGGCACGCCAGTGGTTCCTCGGCAAGGCGCTCGACACCTTCTGCCCGATGGGCCCGGTGATTGTGACTTCGGATGAGATCGAGCCGGAAAACCTGCAGCTGAAGACCTGGATCAACGGCGAACTGCGCCAGAACGCCAACACCGGCGACCTGATCTTCGACATCCCGACCATCATCGAAGTGCTGTCGGCCGGCATGACGCTGGAAGCCGGCGATGTGATCGCCACCGGTACCGCCGCAGGCGTGGGCATTGGCTTCACGCCGCCAAAGTTCCTGAAGCCGGGCGACGAAATGCGCCTGGAGATTGAAGGCATTGGCACGCTGGTCAACCGCATGGAATAA
- a CDS encoding FCD domain-containing protein — MYSSDTLHEFRHFLLDELRSGRLHGGDRLPTERELSETWHIGRSVVRRVLSELKEQGLITQVVGSGTYVSADASEKLQAGAAQVTAMETSPAELMEVRVLLEPVVMQLAIRHATPADFMKMEECCARAEAARTLKEFEHWDGALHQTIADATHNNFARSMFQLMNSVREQGDWGVLKKRSVTPERRAIYEKEHRDLVAALKARDAEAARELMEAHLVQVRRNMFGY; from the coding sequence ATGTACTCGTCAGACACCTTGCATGAATTCCGTCATTTCCTGCTGGACGAGCTGCGTTCAGGCCGGCTGCATGGCGGCGACCGCCTGCCGACCGAGCGCGAGCTGTCCGAGACATGGCATATCGGGCGCAGCGTAGTGCGGCGGGTGCTGTCGGAGCTCAAGGAGCAGGGCCTGATCACCCAGGTGGTGGGCAGCGGCACCTATGTCAGCGCCGATGCCAGCGAGAAGCTGCAGGCCGGCGCTGCCCAGGTCACCGCGATGGAGACCAGCCCGGCCGAACTGATGGAAGTGCGGGTGCTGCTCGAGCCGGTCGTGATGCAGCTGGCCATCCGCCATGCCACGCCGGCCGACTTCATGAAGATGGAGGAATGCTGCGCCCGTGCCGAAGCGGCGCGGACCCTGAAGGAATTCGAGCACTGGGACGGCGCGTTGCATCAGACGATTGCGGACGCCACGCACAACAACTTCGCCCGCAGCATGTTCCAGCTGATGAACAGCGTGCGTGAGCAGGGCGATTGGGGCGTGCTGAAAAAGCGCAGCGTGACGCCGGAGCGGCGTGCCATCTATGAAAAGGAGCACCGCGACCTGGTGGCCGCGCTGAAGGCGCGCGATGCCGAAGCGGCGCGCGAACTGATGGAAGCGCACCTCGTGCAGGTCCGGCGAAACATGTTCGGCTATTGA